The nucleotide sequence GCATGACAAGTTTGGTAAGGCATTTGAAGAGGCTTATGTTGCCTATGAGCAAAAAGCCGATCGTGGTGAGCTCAAGCCATTCCGTAGAATTCCAGCGCAGCAATTGTGGCGCAAGATGCTCGGTATGTTGTTCGAAACTGGTCACCCATGGATCACCTTCAAAGATCCTTGCAATATTCGTAGCCCACAGCAGCATATTGGCGTAGTTCACTCTTCTAACCTCTGTACTGAGATCACCCTCAATACAAACGAGGATGAGATTGCAGTTTGTAACTTGGGCTCTGTGAACTTAACTGCTCACATGACTACCGATGCGAACGGTAAATTGGTTCTCGATCACGAGAAACTCCAAAAAACCGTACGTACTGCAATGCGTATGCTCGATAACGTGATCGATATCAACTACTACGCAGTAGCTAAAGCACGTAATTCCAATTTGAAGCACCGTCCAGTTGGTATGGGCATCATGGGCTTCCAAGATTGCTTGCATATGCAGCGCATTCCATACGCCAGTGACGAGGCAGTGAAGTTTGCAGACACCTCCATGGAGGCAATTTGCTATTACGCATATCAAGCTTCTAGCGAATTGGCTGAAGAGCGTGGGGTGTACAGCACATACAAGGGATCGTTGTGGGATCGTGGCATCCTCCCGCAAGATACCGTAGCAATGTTGGCCGCGGAGCGTGGTGGCTATGTTGAAGTGGATACCTCTTCAACGATGGATTGGGCTGGTTTACGTGCTCGTATCAAGCAACACGGTATGCGCAACTCCAATTGCGTGGCAATTGCTCCAACCGCAACAATTTCGAACATTATTGGTGTTTCTGCTTGTATCGAGCCAACATTCCAAAACTTGTTTGTGAAATCTAACCTTTCTGGTGAGTTCACAGTAGTAAACGAGTACTTGGTGCGTGATTTGAAAGACCGTGGACTATGGGATGAGGTCATGATTGCTGACTTGAAGTACTTTGACGGTACTTTGTCTAAGATCGACCGCATTCCTCAAGATCTCCGTGATTTATATGCGACTGCCTTTGAGGTGGAGCCAAGCTGGTTGGTTGAGGCGGCTTCCCGTCGTCAAAAATGGATTGACCAGGCACAGTCATTGAATATTTACATGGCTGGTGCATCAGGTAAAAAATTGGACGACACTTACAAGTTGGCTTGGTTGCGTGGTCTGAAAACGACTTACTACCTCCGCACGATGGCGGCAACCCACGTCGAGAAATCCACTGTGGCTAGCGGTCAATTGAACTCTGTTTCTAGTGGTGCTGAAGGTGGTGGTGTAGCTGCGGCTCCTGTTGAGGCAGATGGTCCAGTTTGCACAATGCGTCCAGGTGATGCTGGGTTTGAAGAATGTGAAGCATGCCAATAAACATTGTTTTATTGGCCATAAATAAAAGAATTTAGGAGAAAGTTATGTTGAATTGGGAAGAGGAAGTAGCTCCAGCACTAGCGAAAGCTGGTCTCGCGCCACAACCGGTTGCGGCTGAACCGCAACGCCCGCAGCCAGACCAAGTGGCGATGGCGGCACCTCAAGCTGCTGCGCCTGCAGTAGCGCAAACACAAAGTGCGCCAGCGGCTGGCATGGAAACTCGTCGCGTTAATGTGGCTGACAAGCGCGTTATCAATGCGAAAACCGACGTTAATCAGCTTGTTCCATTTAAATATAAGTGGGCTTGGGAGAAATATTTAGCGGGTTGCGCTAATCACTGGATGCCACAAGAGATCAATATGAACCGCGATATCGCGCTTTGGAAAGATCCAAACGGCCTTACAGAAGACGAGCGTCGCATTATTAAGCGCAATCTTGGCTTCTTTACCACAGCAGATTCTTTGGCTGCAAACAATATTGTTTTGGGCACCTATCGCCAAATTACCGCTCCAGAATGCCGCCAATACTTATTGCGCCAGGCTTTCGAGGAGGCAATTCATACTCACGCTTATCAATATATTGTGGAATCTTTGGGTCTAGACCAAGGCGAAATCTTCAACGCATATCATGAAATTGAGTCGATTCGAGCTAAAGATGAGTTCCTGATTCCTTTTATTGATGTGCTCACCGACCCAACATTTAAGACTGGAACATTAGAAAACGATCAAAAATTACTTCGATCTTTGATTGTTTTTGCCTGCGTAATGGAAGGTTTGTTCTTTTATGTTGGTTTTACGCAAATACTTGCGATGGGTCGTCAAAACAAAATGACAGGTGCCGCGGAGCAGTATCAATACATCCTTCGTGATGAGTCAATGCACTGCAATTTTGGCATCGATTTAATTAACCAAATCAAGCTGGAGAACCCGCAGTTATGGACTTCCGCGTTCAAAGACGAGATTAAATCGATCTTCGAAAAAGCGGTTGAGTTGGAGTACCGTTATGCCGAAGATACGATGCCTCGAGGAGTACTCGGATTGAACGCTCCGATGTTCAAAGGTTACCTAAGATACATTTGTAATCGCAGATGTTTGCAAATAGGACTTGACGCGATGTTCCCAAATGAAGAGAATCCATTTCCATGGATGTCAGAAATGATTGATCTTAAGAAAGAAAGAAACTTTTTTGAGACACGCGTTATTGAGTATCAAACCGGTGGTGCGCTAAGTTGGGAGTAATAAGATAGTTTTAAAGCGCACAACTGGCTAAACAGGAGATTAGACGGTTGGTTAGTTTAAGAAGTAAGCAAAAACAGACTCAAATCCGAAAACCCTTGCTCAAGGGTGCTTGGGCTACTCTCCCCGTTTTTTCCAGCACATTTAAGAAGCCGTTGTCCTTCGGGGCCACGGCTTTTTTTCCAGGATTCATTAGCGTGCAGCACTTAGCTTCAAGCCGCGCGCCGATGAATGGCTCGCTCGTTCATCCTGAATGGTCGGGTCTTCTTAATGTAGTTTGTACTAATCCTCACGTGAAGGAGTAACACACATGGCAACAAAGAAAAAACCTGCTGCAAAGAAACCAGCTGCTAAGAAAAAAGTAGCTGCTAAAAAGCCAGCTGCTAAAAAAGTAGCTAAGAAGCGCCCAGCTGCTAAAAAAGCTGCTGCTAAAAAGCCAGCTGCTAAAAAAGTAGCTAAGAAGCGCCCAGCTGCTAAAAAAGCTGCTGCTAAAAAGCCAGCTGCTAAAAAAGCTGCTAAAAAGCGCGTAGCTAAAAAAGCTGCTGCTAAAAAGCCAGCTGCTAAAAAAGCTGCTAAAAAGCGCGTAGCAAAAAAAAAGTAAGTAAGCCTGCTGCGAAGAAAGCGGGCTCTGCTGTAAAAAAGCCCGCGGCTAAGAAAGCTGCACCAGCGACTAGTGCGTTGAATCCTGCCGCTGCTTGGCCCTTCCCAACTGGCACACGTCCGTAAGTTTCGACTTTAGACGGGTGTTATCAGAAGGGGTCTCTCACGAGACCCCTTTTTTATTGCCAGATATTTTGGTAGTTTTGGCAGTGTTAGAAATTAAATCCAAAAGCCAATTCGAATTGCTCAGCAATCTGGTCTTTGCTCGGTTGGTGATTTTGTGGCCCTTGATGGGTAATCTTGATTGAGCCCATGAGGCTGGCCAAGCGCCCAGTGGTTTCCCAATCCATATCATTTTCAAGGCCATGTAGCAGTCCGCCACGAAATGCGTCGCCACATCCAGTGGGGTCAACCACTTTTGCTGCGGGAACAGGCGGAATGGAAATACATTTGCCTTGCGTATAAATCTCCGCACCTTGAGCACCTTTGGTGACGATCAGTGCTTTTACACGCTCAGCAATTTTTGCTAAATCCAAACCAGTTTTTTTGGAGAGCATTTCGCCTTCATAGTCGTTTACCGCCAAATAGCTAGCAATCTCAACTAATTCGAGGAGTTCTGGCCCGTCAAACATTGGCAATCCTTGGCCTGGATCAAAGATGAATGGAATATTGGCATCCGCAAGTTGGTGACAGTGCTCCCACATTCCTTGCCTGCCATCTGGAGCAACAATTCCGAACTTTGCCGCAGCTTTGGCGTTCTTGCTGCGCTCAGCAACGACAGCTGCAACTTCATTGAGATGCGATTCGCTCATGGCACCGGGGTGAAATGCGGTAATTTGATTATTGGTTTGATCGGTCGTGATCAAGGCCTGCGCTGTAAAGGCATTTTCGATTTGGCGAATATGGCTGGCATCGATCTTCAGTTTCTTTAAATGATCCAGGTAAGGGTTTGCATCGCCGCCAACGGTTGCCATGATGATCGGATCGCCACCCAAAAGATGGAGGTTATAGGCAATATTGCCCGCGCAACCACCGAATTCTCGGCGCATAGTTGGGACCAAGAAGGCCACATTCAGGATATGAATTTGCTCTGGAAGGATTTGATCGGCAAATTTGCCTTCAAAGTTCATGATGGTGTCGTATGCGATAGAACCGCAGATCAGGCTAGACATAAATTGCTTTCTGTGTTGATTTTGAGTTTGATTGGGTGGGGAATGAAGTGTAAAAAGTTGCCAGGATAGGATCAGCGCGGGTATATGACATGCACTCGATAGCCCGCAGCATTCGCAGGTAGCACGATTGGCAACTCACACTGAATTATTTCGCCAGCAGGCGCACCATTTTTTAAAAAATCAGGGTGAGACTCTTGCCAAGAAAGTGGTAACCATTCTTTTGGAGTCAATTGAATCGATTTGATTTCAGATTCTTCTGCGTCAGTAAGAGAAATTTCTAAATTTGGGAATAAAACAGGAACTGCAATACGATTTTGTATTTCAACTTGCAAGATCGATTGATTTACAGCGGTTTTAAGGCCATCACGCGCGTTTTCGAGTGAAAGTGTTGCAGAGGTTATTTTCCATGCCGAAAAATCGCTTACAGGGCGATTAAAGCACCCTAGTGCACTACATAATTTTTGATCAATCAACTGCAAAAGCGAAAATGCGCGCACGGCAATGACATTTGATGAGCCATCGATACGCGGCGCCAGTGCTGGAATAAGTGTATTTCTGGAAAGATGCCCTCCAAAAATTAGCAAGACAAGTAAAAAAAGACTAAGCAGAGTCGGTTTTAGGTATTTCGACAGCTTAATACTTTTTTTTTGAGAAAAATTAGAGTCGCTGTTTGAAGACTTTGTTTGGCTGCCACCTAAGGTGCCATGTAAACATACCCATCCTTCACTCTCTTGCCATACTGAGAGTTTGAGCCACTGACTATAGGTGGCAATCACTTCATCGGCTTGTCGAGCTAGAACACCAGACAGCACAATTTGCCCACCCGGACGCATCTTATTAACCAATGCAGGTGCAAGAACCTGCAAAGGGTTAGCCAAAATATTAGCCATCACAATGTCGTATTTTTTTTCTGCGGCGAGCTCTGGGGCGTCTTCGGTTGGCAATACAAAACGGATCTCAGTCTTATTAATCTCCGCATTGCTGCGCGCGGCAACCATTGCTTGGGGGTCAATGTCGGTGCCGACTACAAGATTACAGCCAAGTTTTGCGGCAGCGATTGCCAAAATGCCTGATCCACAACCGTAATCCAACAAACTTTGGTTTGAGAGATTTTGATGTTCTTCTAGCCAAAGTAGGCATAAATGGGTAGTAGGATGACTGCCAGTACCAAACGCAAGTCCTGGATCAACTGCTAAGCAAATCGCGTTTGGATCATCGGGTGCATCATGCCAAGAAGGAACCACCCAAATTCGTTTTCCGATCTGAATGGGCGCAAATTGGCTTTGGGTTAAGCGAACCCAGTCTTGTTCTTCAACCGTTTTTTCTTGAGGTGGCGATAGTTTGAAACCAGCCTCCTTTAGCGAGGCAAGTAGCTGAGGAATAAATTCTGCGGAACCAGATGCATCGATTTCTGGATTAAAGAGGGCGGTAACGGATGATCTATCCCATGCTTGCACTTCAGGCGATAAGCCTGGCTCACCATAGAGCGGATTCTCATCGTAGCCACCCGCAGCATCATCCTCAACGGTGACCGATAGTGCACCCAGCTCGAGTAAAGCGTCTCCTAAAGGCTCAGCGGTTTCCGCCGCTACCGTGAATACCAACTCACGATAAGACATGTAAGGCTCTTATAACTCGCATGAATTGAGGTGCATTAAGACTTGCCGCGACTGGCAGCCTGTTCCTCTAAGCGATGCTCTAGGTAGTGAATGCTGGTGCCACCTTCCATGAAGTTGGGATCGAGCATGAGTTCGCGATGCAGCGGAACATTGGTCGTAATGCCATCAATCACCATTTCGGAGAGGGCAATTTGCATACGACGGATCGCCTGCTCGCGAGTATTGCCATAAGAAATGAGTTTGCCAATCATCGAATCGTAATTAGATGGGACCATGTAACCGCTATAGGCATGTGAATCTACACGAATACCGGGGCCGCCTGGCATGTGGAACGAACCAATTCGACC is from Polynucleobacter sp. MWH-UH23A and encodes:
- a CDS encoding ribonucleotide-diphosphate reductase subunit beta, which gives rise to MLNWEEEVAPALAKAGLAPQPVAAEPQRPQPDQVAMAAPQAAAPAVAQTQSAPAAGMETRRVNVADKRVINAKTDVNQLVPFKYKWAWEKYLAGCANHWMPQEINMNRDIALWKDPNGLTEDERRIIKRNLGFFTTADSLAANNIVLGTYRQITAPECRQYLLRQAFEEAIHTHAYQYIVESLGLDQGEIFNAYHEIESIRAKDEFLIPFIDVLTDPTFKTGTLENDQKLLRSLIVFACVMEGLFFYVGFTQILAMGRQNKMTGAAEQYQYILRDESMHCNFGIDLINQIKLENPQLWTSAFKDEIKSIFEKAVELEYRYAEDTMPRGVLGLNAPMFKGYLRYICNRRCLQIGLDAMFPNEENPFPWMSEMIDLKKERNFFETRVIEYQTGGALSWE
- a CDS encoding carbohydrate kinase family protein; amino-acid sequence: MSSLICGSIAYDTIMNFEGKFADQILPEQIHILNVAFLVPTMRREFGGCAGNIAYNLHLLGGDPIIMATVGGDANPYLDHLKKLKIDASHIRQIENAFTAQALITTDQTNNQITAFHPGAMSESHLNEVAAVVAERSKNAKAAAKFGIVAPDGRQGMWEHCHQLADANIPFIFDPGQGLPMFDGPELLELVEIASYLAVNDYEGEMLSKKTGLDLAKIAERVKALIVTKGAQGAEIYTQGKCISIPPVPAAKVVDPTGCGDAFRGGLLHGLENDMDWETTGRLASLMGSIKITHQGPQNHQPSKDQIAEQFELAFGFNF
- a CDS encoding DUF3426 domain-containing protein, which gives rise to MKLSKYLKPTLLSLFLLVLLIFGGHLSRNTLIPALAPRIDGSSNVIAVRAFSLLQLIDQKLCSALGCFNRPVSDFSAWKITSATLSLENARDGLKTAVNQSILQVEIQNRIAVPVLFPNLEISLTDAEESEIKSIQLTPKEWLPLSWQESHPDFLKNGAPAGEIIQCELPIVLPANAAGYRVHVIYPR